A stretch of the Bombyx mori chromosome 14, ASM3026992v2 genome encodes the following:
- the LOC101744355 gene encoding facilitated trehalose transporter Tret1-2 homolog isoform X2, whose protein sequence is MFKRTAVEFIKRSVRSARVAASAAGSAAWSEHRTHNMLANIKGFWKVCRYGDLYMVLAALAAQSINISVGFCQGFSAVLLPQYSLEYPSISYEQSSWIASLGVISNPIGALLGGMMVDAVGRRLLLQSIVLPNLIGWLVIAFSETYVFLCIGRFITGFTIGMSTVSYIYVAEITTPEKRGVLSALGPGLVSTGIFIVYSLGAFIHWRKVAAICAGVSLLTPFLMYFVPESPLWLASKGQMKEAYNAMFWLRQNNSTAQQELMEFTKDRKEQQMNFKQKLALFKRKNVLKPFVLLIVFFIFQEMSGIYIILYYAVDFFKSVGTSVNEFTASIIVGGVRVFMGAVGACLINSFRRKTLAAVSGLLLGIAMLGAAVCDSLNGPPLVKLGCVLLHVSFSMVGFLQLPWIMSGELYPQDIRGVMSGATSCCAYVLIFFNIKTYPKLENLLTSNGTLYLFGFCAMIGAAYCFLFLPETKGKTLTEIMRQFDDDNKNEKDLEAGYKSDKGCSIEGRPVQRRHSAGAAVSLEKSEDFKLWKPEESNKTDTHCD, encoded by the exons GAGCGTCCGAAGCGCTCGTGTAGCGGCTTCTGCTGCGGGCTCGGCCGCGTGGAGTGAGCACCGGACACACAACATGTTGGCGAACATCAAAGGTTTCTGGAAGGTGTGCCGATATGGTGACCTATATATG GTGTTGGCGGCCCTTGCCGCGCAATCTATCAACATATCGGTGGGTTTCTGTCAGGGCTTCTCGGCGGTTCTGCTGCCCCAGTACTCGCTTGAGTATCCGTCCATATCGTACGAACAGAGCTCATGGATTG CAAGTCTGGGTGTGATCTCCAACCCCATTGGAGCGCTGCTGGGCGGCATGATGGTGGACGCAGTGGGGCGGCGGCTGCTGTTGCAGTCGATCGTGCTGCCGAACCTCATAGGCTGGCTGGTCATAGCCTTCTCAGAGACCTACGTCTTCCTCTGCATAGGACGATTCATCACCGGATTCACTATCG GAATGTCAACGGTATCGTACATCTACGTGGCTGAGATCACGACTCCAGAAAAGAGAGGGGTTCTCAGCGCTTTAGGGCCCGGCCTGGTCTCCACCGGGATATTCATCGTCTACTCCTTAGGAGCCTTCATTCACTGGCGAAAAGTGGCCGCTATTTGTGCGGGAGTGTCTCTACTGACTCCCTTCTTGATGTACTTCGTTCCAGAGTCACCTCTGTGGCTCGCCTCTAAAGGACAAATGAAAGAAGCTTACAACGCTATGTTCTGGCTCCGTCAGAACAACAGCACGGCGCAACAAGAACTCATGGAGTTCACCAAAGACCGCAAGGAACAGCAGATGAACTTCAAACAGAAATTAGCACTCTTCAAACGGAAAAACGTCCTCAAGCCCTTCGTattattaatagttttcttCATCTTCCAAGAAATGTCAGGGATTTACATCATATTGTATTACGCTGTGGATTTCTTCAAGTCTGTAGGTACTAGCGTCAACGAGTTCACGGCTTCCATCATAGTGGGAGGTGTGAGAGTCTTCATGGGAGCAGTCGGCGCTTGTCTTATTAACAGCTTCAGAAGGAAGACCCTGGCAGCAGTATCAGGACTGCTGCTGGGCATCGCCATGCTGGGGGCCGCGGTGTGCGACAGTCTCAATGGACCTCCGCTAGTGAAGCTCGGCTGTGTGCTATTACACGTTTCCTTCAGCATGGTCGGCTTCCTCCAACTGCCCTGGATCATGTCCGGAGAACTGTACCCTCAGGATATCAGAGGAGTCATGTCCGGGGCGACTTCGTGCTGCGCTTACGTCCTCATTTTCTTCAACATAAAAACGTATCCTAAATTGGAGAACTTACTCACGAGCAACGGGACTTTGTATTTGTTCGGGTTCTGTGCAATGATAGGAGCGGCATACTGCTTCCTGTTTCTGCCGGAGACTAAAGGGAAGACTCTCACGGAAATCATGAGGCAGTTCGACGATGATAACAAAAATGAGAAAGATCTTGAAGCCGGCTACAAGAGCGATAAGGGATGCAGTATCGAGGGCAGGCCAGTGCAGAGGAGACACAGCGCTGGAGCCGCTGTTTCTTTAGAAAAGAGCGAAGACTTTAAGCTTTGGAAGCCAGAAGAGTCGAATAAAACGGACACTCATTGTGATTGA
- the LOC101744355 gene encoding facilitated trehalose transporter Tret1-2 homolog isoform X3 — MLANIKGFWKVCRYGDLYMVLAALAAQSINISVGFCQGFSAVLLPQYSLEYPSISYEQSSWIASLGVISNPIGALLGGMMVDAVGRRLLLQSIVLPNLIGWLVIAFSETYVFLCIGRFITGFTIGMSTVSYIYVAEITTPEKRGVLSALGPGLVSTGIFIVYSLGAFIHWRKVAAICAGVSLLTPFLMYFVPESPLWLASKGQMKEAYNAMFWLRQNNSTAQQELMEFTKDRKEQQMNFKQKLALFKRKNVLKPFVLLIVFFIFQEMSGIYIILYYAVDFFKSVGTSVNEFTASIIVGGVRVFMGAVGACLINSFRRKTLAAVSGLLLGIAMLGAAVCDSLNGPPLVKLGCVLLHVSFSMVGFLQLPWIMSGELYPQDIRGVMSGATSCCAYVLIFFNIKTYPKLENLLTSNGTLYLFGFCAMIGAAYCFLFLPETKGKTLTEIMRQFDDDNKNEKDLEAGYKSDKGCSIEGRPVQRRHSAGAAVSLEKSEDFKLWKPEESNKTDTHCD; from the exons ATGTTGGCGAACATCAAAGGTTTCTGGAAGGTGTGCCGATATGGTGACCTATATATG GTGTTGGCGGCCCTTGCCGCGCAATCTATCAACATATCGGTGGGTTTCTGTCAGGGCTTCTCGGCGGTTCTGCTGCCCCAGTACTCGCTTGAGTATCCGTCCATATCGTACGAACAGAGCTCATGGATTG CAAGTCTGGGTGTGATCTCCAACCCCATTGGAGCGCTGCTGGGCGGCATGATGGTGGACGCAGTGGGGCGGCGGCTGCTGTTGCAGTCGATCGTGCTGCCGAACCTCATAGGCTGGCTGGTCATAGCCTTCTCAGAGACCTACGTCTTCCTCTGCATAGGACGATTCATCACCGGATTCACTATCG GAATGTCAACGGTATCGTACATCTACGTGGCTGAGATCACGACTCCAGAAAAGAGAGGGGTTCTCAGCGCTTTAGGGCCCGGCCTGGTCTCCACCGGGATATTCATCGTCTACTCCTTAGGAGCCTTCATTCACTGGCGAAAAGTGGCCGCTATTTGTGCGGGAGTGTCTCTACTGACTCCCTTCTTGATGTACTTCGTTCCAGAGTCACCTCTGTGGCTCGCCTCTAAAGGACAAATGAAAGAAGCTTACAACGCTATGTTCTGGCTCCGTCAGAACAACAGCACGGCGCAACAAGAACTCATGGAGTTCACCAAAGACCGCAAGGAACAGCAGATGAACTTCAAACAGAAATTAGCACTCTTCAAACGGAAAAACGTCCTCAAGCCCTTCGTattattaatagttttcttCATCTTCCAAGAAATGTCAGGGATTTACATCATATTGTATTACGCTGTGGATTTCTTCAAGTCTGTAGGTACTAGCGTCAACGAGTTCACGGCTTCCATCATAGTGGGAGGTGTGAGAGTCTTCATGGGAGCAGTCGGCGCTTGTCTTATTAACAGCTTCAGAAGGAAGACCCTGGCAGCAGTATCAGGACTGCTGCTGGGCATCGCCATGCTGGGGGCCGCGGTGTGCGACAGTCTCAATGGACCTCCGCTAGTGAAGCTCGGCTGTGTGCTATTACACGTTTCCTTCAGCATGGTCGGCTTCCTCCAACTGCCCTGGATCATGTCCGGAGAACTGTACCCTCAGGATATCAGAGGAGTCATGTCCGGGGCGACTTCGTGCTGCGCTTACGTCCTCATTTTCTTCAACATAAAAACGTATCCTAAATTGGAGAACTTACTCACGAGCAACGGGACTTTGTATTTGTTCGGGTTCTGTGCAATGATAGGAGCGGCATACTGCTTCCTGTTTCTGCCGGAGACTAAAGGGAAGACTCTCACGGAAATCATGAGGCAGTTCGACGATGATAACAAAAATGAGAAAGATCTTGAAGCCGGCTACAAGAGCGATAAGGGATGCAGTATCGAGGGCAGGCCAGTGCAGAGGAGACACAGCGCTGGAGCCGCTGTTTCTTTAGAAAAGAGCGAAGACTTTAAGCTTTGGAAGCCAGAAGAGTCGAATAAAACGGACACTCATTGTGATTGA
- the LOC101744355 gene encoding facilitated trehalose transporter Tret1-2 homolog isoform X1: MYYHIGKKIEKYFDSIGANLTVLAALAAQSINISVGFCQGFSAVLLPQYSLEYPSISYEQSSWIASLGVISNPIGALLGGMMVDAVGRRLLLQSIVLPNLIGWLVIAFSETYVFLCIGRFITGFTIGMSTVSYIYVAEITTPEKRGVLSALGPGLVSTGIFIVYSLGAFIHWRKVAAICAGVSLLTPFLMYFVPESPLWLASKGQMKEAYNAMFWLRQNNSTAQQELMEFTKDRKEQQMNFKQKLALFKRKNVLKPFVLLIVFFIFQEMSGIYIILYYAVDFFKSVGTSVNEFTASIIVGGVRVFMGAVGACLINSFRRKTLAAVSGLLLGIAMLGAAVCDSLNGPPLVKLGCVLLHVSFSMVGFLQLPWIMSGELYPQDIRGVMSGATSCCAYVLIFFNIKTYPKLENLLTSNGTLYLFGFCAMIGAAYCFLFLPETKGKTLTEIMRQFDDDNKNEKDLEAGYKSDKGCSIEGRPVQRRHSAGAAVSLEKSEDFKLWKPEESNKTDTHCD, from the exons ATGTATTACCACATAGGGAAAAAGATAGAGAAATACTTCGATTCAATTGGGGCTAACTTAACT GTGTTGGCGGCCCTTGCCGCGCAATCTATCAACATATCGGTGGGTTTCTGTCAGGGCTTCTCGGCGGTTCTGCTGCCCCAGTACTCGCTTGAGTATCCGTCCATATCGTACGAACAGAGCTCATGGATTG CAAGTCTGGGTGTGATCTCCAACCCCATTGGAGCGCTGCTGGGCGGCATGATGGTGGACGCAGTGGGGCGGCGGCTGCTGTTGCAGTCGATCGTGCTGCCGAACCTCATAGGCTGGCTGGTCATAGCCTTCTCAGAGACCTACGTCTTCCTCTGCATAGGACGATTCATCACCGGATTCACTATCG GAATGTCAACGGTATCGTACATCTACGTGGCTGAGATCACGACTCCAGAAAAGAGAGGGGTTCTCAGCGCTTTAGGGCCCGGCCTGGTCTCCACCGGGATATTCATCGTCTACTCCTTAGGAGCCTTCATTCACTGGCGAAAAGTGGCCGCTATTTGTGCGGGAGTGTCTCTACTGACTCCCTTCTTGATGTACTTCGTTCCAGAGTCACCTCTGTGGCTCGCCTCTAAAGGACAAATGAAAGAAGCTTACAACGCTATGTTCTGGCTCCGTCAGAACAACAGCACGGCGCAACAAGAACTCATGGAGTTCACCAAAGACCGCAAGGAACAGCAGATGAACTTCAAACAGAAATTAGCACTCTTCAAACGGAAAAACGTCCTCAAGCCCTTCGTattattaatagttttcttCATCTTCCAAGAAATGTCAGGGATTTACATCATATTGTATTACGCTGTGGATTTCTTCAAGTCTGTAGGTACTAGCGTCAACGAGTTCACGGCTTCCATCATAGTGGGAGGTGTGAGAGTCTTCATGGGAGCAGTCGGCGCTTGTCTTATTAACAGCTTCAGAAGGAAGACCCTGGCAGCAGTATCAGGACTGCTGCTGGGCATCGCCATGCTGGGGGCCGCGGTGTGCGACAGTCTCAATGGACCTCCGCTAGTGAAGCTCGGCTGTGTGCTATTACACGTTTCCTTCAGCATGGTCGGCTTCCTCCAACTGCCCTGGATCATGTCCGGAGAACTGTACCCTCAGGATATCAGAGGAGTCATGTCCGGGGCGACTTCGTGCTGCGCTTACGTCCTCATTTTCTTCAACATAAAAACGTATCCTAAATTGGAGAACTTACTCACGAGCAACGGGACTTTGTATTTGTTCGGGTTCTGTGCAATGATAGGAGCGGCATACTGCTTCCTGTTTCTGCCGGAGACTAAAGGGAAGACTCTCACGGAAATCATGAGGCAGTTCGACGATGATAACAAAAATGAGAAAGATCTTGAAGCCGGCTACAAGAGCGATAAGGGATGCAGTATCGAGGGCAGGCCAGTGCAGAGGAGACACAGCGCTGGAGCCGCTGTTTCTTTAGAAAAGAGCGAAGACTTTAAGCTTTGGAAGCCAGAAGAGTCGAATAAAACGGACACTCATTGTGATTGA